One part of the Coffea eugenioides isolate CCC68of chromosome 10, Ceug_1.0, whole genome shotgun sequence genome encodes these proteins:
- the LOC113750738 gene encoding abscisic acid receptor PYL4-like, with amino-acid sequence MVFQLPTTVSSHHNPVLQPNECSSTLFQTITAPASVVWALVSDFENPQRYKPFVRSCKIIDGMANQVGCLRRVVVASGLPASYSIERLEILDHDQRIFGFSIVSGDHRLSNYRSIMSLYPNGGDETVVVETYVIDAAEANTKEETCAFVDTIVKLNLRTLSKVAEDLAGKAQQQV; translated from the coding sequence ATGGTTTTTCAGCTTCCCACAACCGTTTCCAGCCACCACAACCCTGTTTTGCAGCCGAATGAATGTTCATCTACTTTGTTCCAAACTATCACAGCTCCTGCCTCCGTCGTTTGGGCTCTGGTTTCCGACTTTGAAAATCCTCAACGCTACAAGCCATTCGTGAGATCCTGCAAAATCATAGATGGCATGGCGAACCAAGTCGGATGCTTACGCCGTGTGGTTGTCGCGTCAGGACTTCCAGCCTCCTATAGCATCGAGCGGCTCGAGATTCTTGATCATGATCAGCGCATCTTCGGGTTCAGCATTGTCAGCGGCGACCACCGGTTGTCGAACTATCGCTCGATCATGAGCCTATACCCCAATGGCGGCGATGAGACGGTGGTTGTGGAGACTTACGTGATTGATGCGGCCGAGGCGAACACGAAAGAAGAGACGTGTGCCTTTGTGGATACGATCGTGAAACTGAATTTGCGGACCCTGTCCAAAGTTGCTGAGGATTTGGCGGGCAAAGCGCAACAACAGGTTTGA